The window TAGTGACACCTTAATACGAATTGCTGTGCAGCAGACAAAAAATATGTCTGAGGCGGAGGATATTGTTCAAGAGGTCTATATGACACTTATGAGACAGAAAAAGCCCTTCGATAGTGAAGCACATTTAAAGGCTTGGCTCATCAAAGTGATTTTTAATAAATGCAAGGATTACTTTAAGTCTTCTCGCATCAAGAATACGGTACCGATAACAGAAGAGATGACGTTTATTGCAAAAGAGGAACAGATTGTTCTCCCTGAGATTTTTGAGTTAAATCACCAAGAGAGGGCCATTGTTTATTTACATTATTACGAAGGCTACACGACTGAAGAAATTGCCAATCTATTAGAGATGAAAATAAACACGGTAGGCTCAAAGTTGAGAAGGGTACGAATGAAGTTAAAAATTATTTTAGAAGAAGGGAGTTAAGTGTGATGAATGCTTATAAGAAAGTGATGAAGCAGATTCATGCTTCCGAAGAATTTAAGAGCAAAATGCAAAAAGAGATGATGAAATATGAACAAAAAGAGAAGAGGGTTTATATGAAAAATATAAGATTAATGGTTGGAAGTTTAGTAGCTTGTGCCGTAATTGCTGTAGTTGCTTTAACAAATGCAAACGACGATGCAGCGTTAGATTTGACGGAAAGAATTGTGGTGGATAATTCAGGTCCTGCTGCAAGTGTAATGCTTAATATCGAAGGATTCATAACAGAAGTTGGAGAAGATGGACTGAGCTTTACGTTGGATAACGGAATGGAAGTAGTGGTTACAGACGAAACGAAATTAGGGATAGATGGTCCAACAGCACCTCCTAAGGAAGAACAGTTATTTGAGCCTAGATTTAGAGTGGGCAATCTAATAGGCGGTTTTACGGAAGATACATCCACAGATCCAGTTACTGCAACAGTAATTTATACTAACTGGAACTTTGAGAATCCTATTCGATGAGGTTCTGTTAATAACGGGTGCATTAGTTGAATTATGAAACTGAATACTAAATCGCAACGTAAGAATCCATTTTGAAAAATCTGTTTTCAAAATGGATTCTAAATAACTCCAGTTTTCAACTATGAATAGCATGATTTTCTTTTGCGAATACTTTCTCTAAATAGATTTCTGTTGTTTCTAACCGTTCATGTCCCAACGATATTATAATGGTCATTATTAACGAAAATAACCAGTTGTACTTAAAACGGCCAATACCCTTATATGACAAGGTTTTGACCATTTTTTTATTTTCTACTAAGGTTATGGAAAGAAGGATTAACGCAAAAAGATTGAAAAATCCAGATAAATTAGAAGAAATAGATGAATAATTGAACAGTCCACGAACCAGTTTGTAAAAGATTGGTGTCGACTTGAAAAAAAGATTGACCATCTAAATTAAATATAATGGGATTAATCTCAAAACCATCCGAGGGAGATTTATATTTATTTAATCAAAAGAATGTTGAAATCAATTCAAAACAGGCAATGCTATTAAGACGTCATAAGATTGGTTATTTATTTCAAAATTATGGTTTGGTAGAAGATGAGACAGTAAAATGGAATTTAAATATTGCATTAGAGTACAAAAACTTGTCTAAAAATGAACGACTACAAAAAATTAAAGAAGCACTAAAAGTTCTCCATTTAGAGAAACTTATGGATAAACAGGTCTATAAGCTAAGTGGAGGAGAACAACAGAGAATAGCGATGCTAAAACTATATTTACAAGAAAGCCAACTCATATTAGCAGATGAACCCACAGGTTCTTTAGATAAAGAAAATCGGGATGTCATTATACAAATGTTGAAAGATTTTAAAAACGAGGGTAAAACAATCGCTATTGTTACCCATGATAATTATATTGCTCAAACTTGTAGTAGAGTCATTAATTTATAGCAAAAAGGATCTTCAAGTGAAGGTCCTTTTTCAATACCGATAACAGGGGTTATGTTAACCTGGTGTGTATGGACTATACCAGCCCGCCCAGCGATCAAATCCAATCTCTTGTTGAACTAACGAAGCAGGTTAGTTTAAGAAGCAAAATAATAGGATTTGCGTTTAATTTCCATATACTGTATATTTAATAGAGATATGTTGGTAGTCGAATCTTCAAATCTATAGTTCAAAGTTCAAGTGCAACTTTAGCTATTCTACAAGTCTTTATGCGGAAAACCTTCTTTAATTACAAGATTCTCTACCAGTTTTATTTGGAGATAATATTGGTACAACTATTACTGCAGTACTTGCTTCTTTAGGGGCAATGTACATAAGAAAATTATTAAATAAAGAAGGTAATCTCATGCGAAAAATTCCCAATAAACGTGCACAAAGTATGAAAGCTAAACAACGCTCAACTATTACTTTTCGTATGAACGTATTGTTTTTCTCGATATTTATACTTTTTACAATGCTAATACTAAGATTAGGCTATTTACAAATCGTTAAAGGAGAAGAATATACGCTTGAATTAGCCCAAGGTGAAGAAATTCCGGTAAATACTAGTGTACCCCGTGGTCGAATTTTCGATAGTGAAGGACGGATAATGGTTGATAATCTTCCACAACGAGCGATAACGTATACAAAAATGCAAACAACGAAATCAAAAGAAATGTATAAAATTGCAGAAACATTAAGTAGTTTAATAGAAAAGAAACCAAACAGTATTACCAAGAGTGATTTGCAGGATTTCTGGTTAACAAAATATCCAGAGGAAGCACTTGAATTGGTGACAGATAAAGAGCGTAAAGCAATTGAAGCAGATGAAGAATTAGAAAAAAAAGAGCAAAATAGAGCAATCGACCGTTTGACTAGAAGTAGAATTACGGAAGAACATCTGAATTCTTTTACTCTAGAAGAATTAGAAATCATT is drawn from Psychrobacillus sp. INOP01 and contains these coding sequences:
- a CDS encoding RNA polymerase sigma factor — its product is MKTFAGLRVHDIVQTYSDTLIRIAVQQTKNMSEAEDIVQEVYMTLMRQKKPFDSEAHLKAWLIKVIFNKCKDYFKSSRIKNTVPITEEMTFIAKEEQIVLPEIFELNHQERAIVYLHYYEGYTTEEIANLLEMKINTVGSKLRRVRMKLKIILEEGS
- a CDS encoding ATP-binding cassette domain-containing protein gives rise to the protein MGLISKPSEGDLYLFNQKNVEINSKQAMLLRRHKIGYLFQNYGLVEDETVKWNLNIALEYKNLSKNERLQKIKEALKVLHLEKLMDKQVYKLSGGEQQRIAMLKLYLQESQLILADEPTGSLDKENRDVIIQMLKDFKNEGKTIAIVTHDNYIAQTCSRVINL